In Variovorax paradoxus, a single genomic region encodes these proteins:
- a CDS encoding branched-chain amino acid ABC transporter permease — protein MDFGTFLVQCLNSVQYGLLLFLVASGLTLIFGIMGVINLAHGSFYMIGAYMAFSLAPLFGDQFLLMLVAGVVLAAVFGYLLEWAFFSYLYQRDHLQQVLMTYGLILVFEELRSILVGNDVHGVKVPAWLDGSFALGSVMSYPWYRLFASAACIVLAVGLYWVVNRTRLGMMIRAGASNRDMVRGLGIDVKRLYRIVFAAGVALAALAGMIAAPMSSVYPNMGASVLIICFVLVVIGGIGSITGALVASLLVGFVDTFGKVFFADLSGIGIYLLMAIVLIWKPEGLMGRRP, from the coding sequence GTGGATTTCGGAACTTTCTTGGTCCAGTGCCTGAACTCCGTTCAGTACGGGCTGCTGCTCTTTCTCGTGGCCTCGGGGCTGACGCTGATCTTCGGGATCATGGGCGTCATCAACCTCGCCCACGGCAGCTTCTACATGATCGGCGCGTACATGGCGTTCTCGCTCGCGCCGCTGTTCGGTGACCAGTTCCTGCTGATGCTGGTGGCCGGCGTGGTGCTGGCGGCCGTCTTCGGCTACCTGCTCGAATGGGCCTTCTTCAGCTACCTCTACCAGCGCGACCACCTGCAGCAGGTGCTGATGACCTACGGCCTGATCCTGGTGTTCGAGGAGCTGCGCTCCATCCTCGTGGGCAACGACGTGCACGGCGTGAAGGTGCCCGCATGGCTCGACGGCAGCTTCGCGCTGGGCAGCGTCATGAGCTATCCGTGGTACCGCCTCTTCGCCTCGGCCGCCTGCATCGTGCTGGCGGTGGGCCTGTACTGGGTGGTCAACCGCACGCGGCTGGGCATGATGATCCGCGCCGGCGCGAGCAATCGCGACATGGTGCGCGGCCTGGGCATCGACGTGAAGCGGCTCTACCGCATCGTGTTCGCCGCCGGCGTGGCGCTCGCGGCGCTGGCCGGCATGATCGCCGCGCCGATGTCCTCGGTGTATCCGAACATGGGCGCGAGCGTGCTCATCATCTGCTTCGTGCTGGTGGTGATCGGCGGCATCGGCTCCATCACCGGGGCGCTGGTGGCCTCGCTGCTGGTGGGCTTCGTCGACACCTTCGGCAAGGTTTTCTTCGCGGACCTGAGCGGCATCGGCATCTACCTGCTGATGGCCATCGTGCTGATCTGGAAGCCCGAGGGGCTGATGGGGAGGCGGCCATGA
- a CDS encoding ABC transporter substrate-binding protein has translation MTIRTARLALTAIAFAALASAAGAQGTGKLKVGLMLPYSGTYTALGVAIENGFKLYVDEQGGKLAGREIEYFKVDDESDPAKATDNVNKLIKRDNVDVIVGTVHSGVAMAMAKAAKESGTVLIVPNAGADAVTGPMCAPNIFRSSFSNWQPAYAMGEVAAKQQGKKKAMTITWKYAAGDESVNGFKEGFEKNGGKVDKQLTLPFPNVEFQALLTEIAAAKPDAVYAFFAGGGAVKFVKDYQAAGLNKTIPLYGPGFLTDGTLDAQGESAQGMLTTLHYADGLNTPRDNAFRTAYAKSFKLQPDVYAVQGYDAAQMLGVGLNATKGDISKKAEFAAAVEKAKIDSPRGAFTVSKSHNPVQDIYLRKVDGKENKLVSTAIKGLADPARGCRM, from the coding sequence ATGACCATTCGCACAGCACGGCTGGCACTCACCGCCATCGCCTTTGCCGCCCTGGCTTCGGCCGCCGGCGCCCAGGGCACGGGCAAACTCAAGGTCGGCCTGATGCTGCCCTACAGCGGCACCTACACCGCGCTGGGCGTGGCCATCGAGAACGGCTTCAAGCTCTACGTTGACGAGCAGGGCGGCAAGCTCGCCGGCCGTGAGATCGAATACTTCAAGGTGGACGACGAGTCCGACCCCGCCAAGGCCACCGACAACGTCAACAAGCTCATCAAGCGCGACAACGTCGACGTGATCGTCGGCACGGTGCACTCCGGCGTGGCAATGGCCATGGCCAAGGCCGCGAAGGAAAGCGGCACCGTGCTGATCGTGCCGAACGCCGGCGCCGACGCCGTCACCGGCCCGATGTGCGCGCCCAACATCTTCCGCAGCTCGTTCAGCAACTGGCAGCCGGCCTACGCCATGGGCGAAGTGGCCGCCAAGCAGCAGGGCAAGAAGAAGGCCATGACCATCACCTGGAAGTACGCGGCCGGCGACGAGTCGGTCAACGGCTTCAAGGAAGGCTTCGAGAAGAACGGCGGCAAGGTCGACAAGCAGCTCACCCTGCCCTTCCCCAACGTGGAGTTCCAAGCGCTGCTGACCGAGATCGCGGCGGCCAAGCCCGATGCGGTGTATGCCTTCTTCGCGGGCGGCGGCGCCGTGAAGTTCGTCAAGGACTACCAGGCCGCGGGCCTGAACAAGACCATTCCGCTGTACGGCCCCGGCTTCCTGACCGACGGCACGCTCGACGCGCAGGGCGAGTCGGCGCAAGGCATGCTGACCACGCTGCACTATGCCGACGGCCTCAACACCCCGCGCGACAACGCCTTCCGCACCGCCTACGCCAAGTCCTTCAAGTTGCAGCCCGACGTGTACGCGGTGCAAGGCTACGACGCCGCGCAGATGCTAGGCGTGGGCCTGAACGCCACCAAGGGCGACATCTCGAAGAAGGCCGAGTTCGCGGCCGCGGTCGAGAAGGCGAAGATCGACAGCCCGCGCGGCGCGTTCACCGTGAGCAAGTCGCACAACCCGGTGCAGGACATCTACCTGCGCAAGGTGGACGGCAAGGAAAACAAGCTGGTGAGCACCGCGATCAAGGGTCTCGCAGATCCGGCCCGCGGCTGCAGGATGTAA
- a CDS encoding alpha/beta fold hydrolase, whose amino-acid sequence MSTTQFATIDWRGRTVQIECQWIAPERTDGPLIVFLHEGLGSVAMWKDFPAQVCEAANARGLVFSRPGYGRSTPRADDEIWDVDFMHRQAHEVLPALFAALKLDDEKPWLFGHSDGGSISLLYASRFPDKVEGLVVLAPHIFVEDITVANIEIARTAYLGTDLPKKLGRYHDSADSAFWGWNRIWLHPPFRDWNIEAELNAIRCPVFAVQGIDDEYGTLAQIRGIAARAGGVCELLEIPECGHSPHRDQPDRVIVATASFITKNRRQTP is encoded by the coding sequence ATGAGCACCACCCAGTTCGCCACCATCGACTGGCGCGGCCGCACCGTGCAGATCGAATGCCAGTGGATCGCCCCCGAGCGCACCGACGGCCCGCTGATCGTCTTCCTCCACGAAGGCCTCGGCTCCGTCGCCATGTGGAAGGACTTTCCCGCGCAAGTCTGCGAAGCCGCGAATGCCCGCGGCCTCGTGTTCTCGCGCCCGGGCTACGGCCGCTCCACGCCGCGCGCCGATGACGAAATCTGGGACGTCGACTTCATGCACCGCCAGGCGCACGAGGTGCTGCCCGCGCTCTTCGCGGCATTGAAGCTCGACGACGAAAAGCCCTGGCTCTTCGGCCACAGCGACGGCGGCTCCATCTCGCTGCTGTACGCATCGCGCTTTCCCGACAAGGTCGAGGGCCTCGTGGTGCTCGCGCCGCACATCTTCGTGGAAGACATCACCGTCGCGAACATCGAGATCGCCCGCACCGCCTACCTGGGCACCGATCTGCCCAAGAAGCTCGGCCGCTACCACGACAGCGCCGACTCCGCCTTCTGGGGCTGGAACCGCATCTGGCTGCATCCGCCGTTTCGCGACTGGAACATCGAGGCCGAGCTGAACGCCATCCGCTGCCCTGTGTTCGCCGTGCAGGGCATCGACGACGAATACGGCACGCTGGCGCAGATCCGCGGCATCGCGGCACGTGCCGGTGGTGTTTGCGAGCTGCTCGAAATCCCTGAATGCGGGCATTCCCCGCATCGCGATCAGCCCGATCGTGTCATCGTCGCCACCGCTTCTTTCATCACCAAAAACAGGAGACAAACACCATGA
- a CDS encoding benzoate-CoA ligase family protein, translated as MTPPARFNFAEHLFALNRGRAARTAYIDDRGTLSYGQLEERARRLAAALKAAGIRREERVLLLMLDGNDWPVSFLGCLYAGIVPVAVNTLLTPDDYAYMLDHSRAQAVLVSGALLPTLQEAMARGGHEVQAMFVSQPAGPLPDGAREFDAAIAAAEPLASPVNTTSDDPGFWLYSSGSTGKPKGTVHTHANLWWTAELYGKPVLALTEDDVCFSAAKMYFAYGLGNALTFPLSVGATVVLMAERPTPDATFRRWMEHKPTVFFGAPTGFAGMLASPKLPAREAVALRMCSSAGEALPGEIAQRFKAQFGCEIIDGIGSTEMLHIFISNRPGDIRYGTTGKPVDGYEVELRGEDGRPVPDGEVGDLYIRGPSSALMYWTNREKSRETFQGGWTKSGDKYTRDADGYFTYAGRSDDMLKVSGIYVSPFEVEATLMQHPSVLEAAVIGKEDTEGLTKTKAFVVLKDGAAASEEELKAFVKERLAPYKYPRFLEFVSELPKTATGKIQRFRLREKEKQA; from the coding sequence ATGACCCCGCCCGCACGATTCAACTTCGCCGAGCATCTGTTCGCACTCAACCGCGGCCGCGCCGCGCGCACCGCCTACATCGACGACCGCGGCACGCTGAGCTACGGCCAGCTCGAGGAGCGCGCGCGCCGGCTGGCCGCCGCGCTGAAGGCGGCCGGCATCCGGCGCGAGGAACGCGTGCTGCTGCTGATGCTCGACGGCAACGACTGGCCGGTGAGCTTCCTCGGCTGCCTGTATGCCGGCATCGTGCCGGTTGCCGTCAACACGCTGCTCACGCCCGACGACTACGCCTACATGCTCGACCACAGCCGCGCGCAGGCGGTGCTGGTGTCGGGCGCGCTGCTGCCGACGCTGCAGGAAGCCATGGCACGCGGCGGACACGAAGTGCAGGCGATGTTCGTGTCGCAGCCCGCCGGCCCGCTGCCGGACGGCGCTCGGGAATTCGACGCCGCCATCGCCGCCGCCGAGCCCCTGGCATCGCCGGTGAACACCACGTCCGACGACCCGGGCTTCTGGCTGTATTCGTCCGGCTCGACCGGCAAGCCCAAGGGCACCGTGCACACGCACGCCAACCTGTGGTGGACGGCCGAGCTGTACGGCAAGCCGGTGCTCGCGCTCACCGAGGACGACGTGTGCTTCTCGGCCGCCAAGATGTACTTCGCCTACGGCCTGGGCAATGCGCTGACCTTCCCGCTCTCCGTGGGCGCGACCGTGGTGCTGATGGCCGAGCGCCCCACGCCAGACGCCACCTTCCGCCGATGGATGGAGCACAAGCCCACCGTGTTCTTCGGCGCGCCCACGGGCTTCGCGGGCATGCTCGCCTCGCCGAAGCTGCCCGCGCGCGAAGCAGTGGCGCTGCGCATGTGCTCCTCGGCCGGCGAGGCGCTGCCGGGCGAGATCGCGCAGCGCTTCAAGGCGCAGTTCGGCTGCGAGATCATCGACGGCATCGGCTCCACGGAGATGCTGCACATCTTCATCTCCAACCGGCCCGGCGACATCCGCTACGGCACCACCGGCAAGCCGGTGGACGGCTACGAGGTCGAGCTGCGCGGCGAAGATGGCCGCCCGGTGCCCGACGGCGAGGTGGGCGACCTCTACATCCGCGGCCCCAGCTCCGCGCTGATGTACTGGACCAACCGCGAGAAGTCGCGCGAGACCTTCCAGGGCGGCTGGACCAAGAGCGGCGACAAATACACGCGCGACGCCGACGGCTACTTCACGTATGCCGGCCGCAGCGACGACATGCTGAAGGTCAGCGGCATCTACGTGTCGCCCTTCGAGGTCGAGGCCACGCTGATGCAGCACCCCTCGGTGCTCGAGGCCGCCGTCATCGGCAAGGAAGACACCGAGGGCCTGACGAAGACCAAGGCCTTCGTGGTGCTGAAGGACGGCGCCGCGGCCAGCGAGGAAGAGCTGAAGGCCTTCGTGAAGGAACGGCTGGCGCCCTACAAGTACCCGCGCTTCCTGGAGTTCGTGAGCGAGCTGCCGAAGACGGCGACGGGGAAGATCCAGCGGTTCAGGTTGCGTGAGAAGGAAAAGCAGGCATGA
- a CDS encoding 3,4-dehydroadipyl-CoA semialdehyde dehydrogenase encodes MTELLSNYVAGRWQNGSGTGTPLFDPVLGTELARVDATGLDLPAAFAFAREQGGNALRALTYRQRAGLLAAIVKVLQANRDAYYEIATANSGTVKNDSAVDIDGAIFTLGQYAKWGDALGDVRALRDGDAVKLGKEPVFQSQHLQVPTHGVALFINAFNFPSWGLWEKAAPALLSGVPVIVKPATATAWLTQRMVRDVIDAGVLPAGALSVVCGSSAGLMDALQPFDVASFTGSAETAAVIRSHPAVAERSVRVNIEADSLNSALLLPGAAPGSEAFNLLVREVVREMTVKSGQKCTAIRRILVPAELYDAAAEAIGAKLAGVTVGNPRNESVRMGSLVSRAQLNAVREGLDALAAQTTVLHDGRDKPLVDADPAVAACIGPVLLGARDADAAQRVHDVEVFGPVATLLPYRDLAHGIALAHRGQGSLVTSLYGSDDTALAQAAVSVAPSHGRVHVISPEVAQAHTGHGNVMPMSQHGGPGRAGGGAELGGLRALDFYHRRSAVQASPGVIAALGL; translated from the coding sequence ATGACCGAGCTTCTTTCCAACTACGTCGCCGGCCGCTGGCAAAACGGCTCGGGCACCGGCACGCCGCTGTTCGACCCGGTGCTCGGCACCGAACTCGCGCGCGTCGACGCCACCGGCCTCGACCTGCCCGCCGCCTTTGCCTTCGCGCGCGAACAGGGCGGCAACGCGCTGCGCGCCCTCACCTACCGCCAGCGCGCGGGCCTGCTGGCCGCGATCGTGAAGGTGCTGCAGGCCAACCGCGATGCCTATTACGAGATCGCCACCGCCAACTCCGGCACGGTGAAGAACGACTCGGCCGTGGACATCGACGGCGCGATCTTCACCCTCGGCCAGTACGCCAAATGGGGCGACGCCCTCGGCGACGTGCGCGCGCTGCGCGACGGCGACGCGGTCAAGCTCGGCAAGGAGCCCGTGTTCCAGTCGCAGCACCTGCAGGTGCCGACGCATGGCGTGGCGCTGTTCATCAACGCCTTCAACTTCCCCTCGTGGGGGCTGTGGGAAAAGGCGGCGCCCGCGCTGTTGTCGGGCGTGCCGGTGATCGTGAAGCCCGCCACGGCCACCGCCTGGCTCACGCAGCGCATGGTGCGCGATGTGATCGACGCGGGCGTGCTGCCCGCCGGCGCGCTTTCCGTCGTATGCGGCAGCTCGGCTGGCCTGATGGATGCGCTGCAGCCCTTCGACGTGGCCTCTTTCACCGGTTCGGCCGAGACGGCGGCGGTGATCCGCTCGCACCCCGCGGTGGCCGAGCGCTCGGTGCGCGTGAACATCGAGGCCGACAGCCTCAACAGCGCCCTGCTGCTGCCCGGCGCCGCGCCCGGCAGCGAAGCCTTCAACCTGCTGGTGCGCGAAGTGGTGCGCGAGATGACGGTCAAGTCGGGCCAGAAGTGCACCGCCATCCGCCGCATCCTGGTTCCCGCTGAGCTCTACGACGCGGCCGCCGAGGCCATCGGCGCCAAGCTCGCGGGCGTGACCGTCGGCAATCCGCGCAACGAGAGCGTGCGCATGGGTTCGCTGGTGAGCCGCGCGCAGCTGAACGCGGTGCGCGAAGGGCTGGACGCGCTGGCCGCGCAGACCACAGTGCTGCACGACGGCCGCGACAAGCCCCTGGTCGATGCCGACCCGGCCGTGGCCGCCTGCATCGGCCCCGTGCTGCTCGGCGCGCGCGACGCCGACGCGGCGCAGCGCGTGCATGACGTGGAAGTGTTCGGCCCTGTCGCCACGCTGCTGCCTTATCGCGACCTTGCGCACGGCATCGCGCTGGCGCATCGCGGCCAGGGTTCGCTGGTCACATCCCTATATGGCAGCGACGACACGGCCCTGGCGCAGGCCGCCGTGTCGGTCGCGCCCAGCCACGGCCGCGTGCACGTCATCAGCCCCGAAGTGGCGCAAGCCCACACCGGCCACGGCAACGTGATGCCGATGTCGCAGCACGGCGGCCCCGGCCGCGCGGGCGGCGGCGCCGAACTGGGCGGGCTGCGCGCGCTCGACTTCTATCACCGCCGCAGCGCGGTGCAGGCCAGCCCCGGCGTCATCGCCGCGCTCGGCCTCTAG
- a CDS encoding DUF4863 family protein: MSDRNTPATGKEAFHQLIAGLTAEIAGKPLDSALDQWLNATHGAGSASFEALRQACIDGVAEGWLCEREGGGIRYGRVFKAEDALHRFSVDVVDMQDIAGPHHTHPNGEIDLIMPLDNHPATFDGRPAGWCVYGPGTAHRPTVAQGRALVLYLLPEGQIKFTV; this comes from the coding sequence ATGTCCGACCGCAACACACCCGCCACCGGCAAGGAAGCATTTCACCAGCTGATTGCCGGCCTGACCGCCGAGATCGCCGGCAAGCCGCTCGACAGCGCGCTCGACCAGTGGCTCAACGCCACCCACGGCGCGGGCAGCGCCAGCTTCGAGGCGCTGCGCCAGGCCTGCATCGACGGTGTCGCCGAAGGCTGGCTCTGCGAACGCGAAGGCGGCGGCATCAGGTACGGCCGCGTCTTCAAGGCCGAAGACGCGCTGCACCGCTTCTCGGTCGACGTGGTCGACATGCAGGACATCGCCGGCCCGCACCACACGCACCCCAACGGCGAAATCGACCTGATCATGCCGCTGGACAACCACCCCGCCACCTTCGACGGCCGGCCCGCCGGCTGGTGCGTCTACGGCCCGGGCACCGCACACCGCCCGACCGTGGCCCAGGGCCGCGCGCTCGTCCTGTATCTCCTGCCCGAAGGGCAGATCAAGTTCACCGTATGA
- a CDS encoding helix-turn-helix transcriptional regulator, which produces MNEHVDAVLATAPESAAGGNGAAPAGEVKNPLLVALGDRVRNLRAQRGLTRKAVALSAEVSERHLANLEYGIGNASILVLQQVAGALHCSLAELVGDVTTSSPEWLLIRELLEHRSEADLRRVRVALGELLGTASVDPARHRRIALVGLRGAGKSTLGQMLAEDLEIPFIELSREIEKLAGCSVREIHDLYGTNAYRRYERRALEEAVQIYSEVVIATPGGIVSDPATFNELLAHCTTVWLQAAPEEHMGRVAAQGDTRPMAASKEAMEDLRRILNGRAAFYSKADLSVDTSGRTLSQSFQALRAATRQSMGLA; this is translated from the coding sequence ATGAACGAGCATGTAGACGCGGTGCTGGCCACCGCGCCCGAAAGCGCCGCCGGCGGTAACGGCGCCGCGCCCGCCGGGGAGGTCAAGAATCCGCTGCTGGTGGCGTTGGGCGATCGCGTGCGCAACCTGCGCGCGCAGCGCGGCCTCACGCGCAAGGCGGTGGCGCTGTCGGCCGAGGTGTCGGAGCGGCACCTGGCCAATCTCGAATACGGCATCGGCAACGCGTCGATCCTGGTGCTGCAGCAGGTGGCCGGGGCGCTGCACTGCTCGCTGGCCGAGCTGGTGGGCGACGTCACGACCAGTTCTCCCGAATGGCTGCTGATCCGCGAGCTGCTCGAGCACCGCAGCGAGGCCGACCTGCGCCGAGTGCGCGTGGCGCTCGGCGAACTGCTGGGTACCGCCTCGGTCGACCCGGCGCGGCACCGGCGCATCGCGCTGGTGGGCCTGCGCGGCGCGGGCAAGTCGACGCTGGGGCAGATGCTGGCCGAAGACCTGGAGATTCCGTTCATCGAGCTGAGCCGCGAGATCGAGAAGCTGGCGGGTTGCAGCGTGCGCGAGATCCACGACCTGTACGGCACCAACGCCTACCGCCGCTACGAGCGCCGCGCGCTGGAAGAGGCGGTGCAGATCTACAGCGAGGTGGTGATCGCCACGCCCGGCGGCATCGTCTCCGACCCGGCCACCTTCAACGAGCTGCTCGCGCACTGCACCACGGTGTGGCTGCAGGCCGCGCCCGAGGAGCACATGGGCCGCGTGGCCGCGCAGGGCGACACCCGTCCGATGGCCGCCAGCAAAGAGGCGATGGAAGACCTGCGCCGCATCCTGAACGGCCGCGCCGCTTTCTATTCGAAGGCCGACCTGTCGGTGGACACCAGCGGAAGGACGCTTTCGCAGAGCTTCCAGGCGCTGCGGGCTGCGACCCGCCAGTCCATGGGCCTGGCCTAG
- the boxC gene encoding 2,3-epoxybenzoyl-CoA dihydrolase: MTDTTTLQAPPRVDYRTEPGQYRHWSLSFDGAIARLVLDIAEDAGIRPGYKLKLNSYDLGVDIELNDALNRVRFEHPEVRSVIVTSGKDRIFCSGANIFMLGVSSHAWKVNFCKFTNETRNGIEDSSKHSGLKFLAAVNGACAGGGYELALACDEILLVDDRSSAVSLPEVPLLGVLPGTGGLTRVTDKRHVRHDLADIFCTSVEGVRGQRAVDWRLVDAVAKPAQFAAAVQDRASQLAAGSDRPAGGKGVALTRLERTDSADGIAYSHVNVQIDRSKRTATITVKAPTGTQPADVAAIEAAGAAWWPLAMCRELDDAILNLRTNELDIGTWLLKTEGDAAAVLASDAVMFANKDHWLVRETVGALRRTLARLDVSSRSLFALVEAGSCFAGTLAELAFAADRTYMLALPDDAERAPKLTLDEFNFGFFPMVNDQSRLQRRFYEEAAPLEAARAAAGKPLDADEALKLGLVTAAPDDIDWDDEIRIAIEERAAMSPDALTGLEANLRFASKENMATRIFGRLTAWQNWIFNRPNAVGEKGALKVYGTGQKAGFDMNRV, from the coding sequence ATGACCGACACCACCACGCTCCAGGCGCCCCCGCGCGTCGACTACCGCACTGAACCCGGCCAGTACCGCCACTGGTCGCTGAGCTTCGACGGCGCCATCGCGCGCCTCGTGCTCGACATCGCGGAAGACGCCGGCATCCGCCCCGGCTACAAGCTCAAGCTCAACAGCTACGACCTGGGCGTGGACATCGAACTGAACGACGCGCTCAACCGCGTGCGCTTCGAGCACCCCGAAGTGCGCAGCGTCATCGTCACCAGCGGCAAAGACCGCATCTTCTGCTCGGGCGCCAACATCTTCATGCTGGGTGTCTCCAGCCACGCCTGGAAGGTCAACTTCTGCAAGTTCACCAACGAGACGCGCAACGGCATCGAAGACTCTTCGAAGCACTCGGGCCTGAAGTTCCTCGCGGCCGTGAACGGCGCCTGCGCGGGCGGCGGCTACGAACTGGCGCTGGCCTGCGACGAGATCCTGCTGGTGGACGACCGCTCCTCCGCCGTGTCGCTGCCCGAAGTGCCGCTCCTGGGCGTGCTGCCCGGCACCGGCGGCCTGACCCGCGTGACCGACAAGCGCCATGTGCGCCATGACCTCGCCGACATCTTCTGCACCAGCGTCGAAGGCGTGCGCGGCCAGCGCGCGGTCGACTGGCGCCTGGTCGACGCCGTGGCCAAGCCCGCGCAGTTCGCAGCCGCGGTGCAGGACCGCGCTTCGCAGCTCGCGGCCGGCAGCGACCGCCCGGCCGGCGGCAAGGGCGTGGCCCTGACCCGCCTGGAGCGCACCGACAGCGCCGATGGCATCGCCTACTCGCACGTCAACGTGCAGATCGACCGCAGCAAGCGCACCGCCACCATCACGGTGAAGGCGCCCACCGGCACGCAACCGGCCGACGTGGCAGCCATCGAAGCGGCGGGCGCCGCCTGGTGGCCGCTGGCGATGTGCCGCGAACTCGACGACGCCATCCTCAACCTGCGCACCAACGAACTCGACATCGGCACCTGGCTGCTCAAGACCGAGGGCGACGCCGCCGCCGTGCTCGCATCCGACGCCGTGATGTTCGCCAACAAAGACCACTGGCTGGTGCGCGAAACCGTCGGCGCGCTGCGCCGCACGCTGGCGCGTCTGGACGTTTCGTCGCGCAGCCTGTTCGCGCTGGTCGAGGCCGGTTCGTGCTTCGCCGGCACGCTGGCCGAACTGGCTTTTGCCGCCGACCGCACCTACATGCTCGCGCTGCCCGACGACGCCGAGCGCGCGCCCAAGCTCACGCTGGACGAATTCAACTTCGGCTTCTTCCCGATGGTGAACGACCAGAGCCGCCTGCAGCGCCGCTTCTATGAAGAAGCCGCGCCGCTCGAAGCCGCCCGCGCCGCCGCCGGCAAGCCGCTGGACGCCGACGAGGCGCTGAAGCTGGGCCTGGTGACCGCCGCGCCCGACGACATCGACTGGGACGACGAGATCCGCATCGCCATCGAGGAGCGCGCCGCCATGTCGCCCGATGCGCTCACCGGCCTGGAAGCCAACCTGCGCTTCGCGAGCAAGGAAAACATGGCCACCCGCATCTTCGGCCGGCTCACCGCCTGGCAGAACTGGATCTTCAACCGCCCCAACGCCGTCGGCGAGAAGGGCGCGCTGAAGGTCTACGGCACCGGCCAGAAGGCCGGCTTCGACATGAACCGCGTCTGA
- the boxB gene encoding benzoyl-CoA 2,3-epoxidase subunit BoxB: protein MSTINYSEKIPNNVNLGEDRTLQRALEGWQPNFINWWDDVGPEGSTNHEVYLRTAVSVDPQGWAQFGHVKMRDYRWGIFLNPGDANREIHFGDHKGEKAWQDVPGEHRANLRRIIVTQGDTEPASVEQQRHLGLTAPSMYDLRNLFQINVEEGRHLWAMVYLLQKHFGRDGREEADALLQRTSGDDNNPRILGAFNEKTPDWLAFFMFTYFTDRDGKFQLAALAESAFDPLARTTKFMLTEEAHHMFVGESGVSRVIARTAQVMNELKTDDAQKVRAAGAIDLGTIQRYLNFHYSVTIDLFGADQSSNAAIFYSSGLKGRYEEGKREDDHVLKGQTYKVLEVKDGQLVEKDVPMLNALNEVLRDDFIKDSVAGVNRWNKVLEKAGIPTRLSVPHKAFNRQIGALAGIKMSPDGRVVNEMEWAAKRDEWLPSSEDFAFVASLMGRVVEPGKFAGWISPPVMGINRQPVDFEYVRFG from the coding sequence ATGAGCACGATCAACTACAGCGAGAAGATCCCCAACAACGTCAACCTCGGCGAAGACCGCACGCTGCAGCGCGCGCTCGAAGGCTGGCAGCCCAACTTCATCAACTGGTGGGACGACGTGGGCCCCGAAGGCTCGACCAACCACGAGGTGTACCTGCGCACGGCCGTGAGCGTCGACCCGCAGGGCTGGGCCCAGTTCGGCCACGTGAAGATGCGCGACTACCGCTGGGGCATCTTCCTGAACCCGGGCGACGCCAACCGCGAGATCCACTTCGGCGACCACAAGGGCGAGAAGGCCTGGCAGGACGTGCCCGGCGAGCACCGCGCCAACCTGCGCCGCATCATCGTGACGCAGGGCGACACCGAGCCGGCGTCGGTCGAGCAGCAGCGCCACCTGGGTCTCACGGCGCCCAGCATGTACGACCTGCGCAACCTGTTCCAGATCAACGTGGAAGAAGGCCGCCACCTGTGGGCCATGGTGTACCTGCTGCAGAAGCACTTCGGCCGCGACGGCCGCGAGGAAGCCGACGCACTGCTGCAGCGCACCTCGGGCGACGACAACAACCCGCGCATCCTGGGCGCCTTCAACGAGAAGACGCCCGACTGGCTCGCGTTCTTCATGTTCACGTACTTCACCGACCGCGACGGCAAGTTCCAGCTGGCCGCGCTGGCCGAGAGCGCGTTCGACCCGCTCGCGCGCACCACGAAGTTCATGCTGACCGAAGAGGCGCACCACATGTTCGTGGGCGAGAGCGGCGTGTCGCGCGTCATCGCGCGCACCGCGCAGGTCATGAACGAGCTGAAGACCGACGACGCGCAGAAGGTGCGCGCGGCCGGCGCCATCGACCTGGGCACCATCCAGCGCTACCTGAATTTCCACTACAGCGTGACCATCGACCTGTTCGGCGCCGACCAGTCGAGCAACGCCGCCATCTTCTACAGCTCGGGCCTGAAGGGCCGCTACGAGGAAGGCAAGCGCGAGGACGACCACGTGCTCAAAGGCCAGACCTACAAGGTGCTGGAAGTCAAGGACGGCCAGCTCGTCGAGAAGGACGTGCCGATGCTCAACGCGCTGAACGAAGTGCTGCGCGACGACTTCATCAAGGACTCGGTGGCCGGCGTGAACCGCTGGAACAAGGTGCTCGAGAAGGCCGGCATCCCGACGCGCCTGAGCGTGCCGCACAAGGCCTTCAACCGCCAGATCGGCGCGCTCGCGGGCATCAAGATGTCGCCCGACGGCCGCGTGGTGAACGAGATGGAATGGGCCGCCAAGCGCGACGAGTGGCTGCCGAGTTCCGAAGACTTCGCTTTCGTGGCATCGTTGATGGGCCGCGTGGTGGAGCCGGGCAAGTTCGCCGGCTGGATTTCGCCGCCGGTGATGGGCATCAACCGGCAGCCGGTGGATTTCGAGTACGTCCGCTTCGGTTGA